A stretch of Cicer arietinum cultivar CDC Frontier isolate Library 1 chromosome 5, Cicar.CDCFrontier_v2.0, whole genome shotgun sequence DNA encodes these proteins:
- the LOC101508678 gene encoding indole-3-pyruvate monooxygenase YUCCA6 produces MDYCLRELEGKQAHDPLFMKKMNNNKSTTTTTDTTSSIQSRRCVFVHGPIIVGAGPSGLAAAACLKQKNIPFVILERSNCIASLWQLKTYDRLRLHLPKQFCELPFMEFPFDFPTYPSKQQFIKYLENYAERFSIRPKFNETVENAEFDGDIGCWRLRCLNSNKGGVTTEYVCRWLIVATGENAEAVVPNIEGVDEFGGVIRHTSLYKSGEEFRGKKVLVVGCGNSGMEVCLDLCNFDATPSLVVRDSVHVLPREMLGKSTFGLSMWLLKWFPLGVVDRFLLIVSWLIFGDTAQLGLDRPRLGPLQLKNLSGKTPVLDVGTLAKIKAGHIKVRPSIKRLKRHTVEFIDGRSENFDGIILATGYKSNVPYWLKEEDMFSKEDGFPTKPFPNGWKGKNGLYAVGFTKRGLQGASMDAKRIADDIEQCLEAKAKHGS; encoded by the exons ATGGACTATTGTCTAAGAGAATTAGAAGGAAAACAAGCTCATGACCCTTTATTCATGAAGAAAATGAATAACAAcaaatcaacaacaacaacaacagacACGACATCGTCGATACAGTCTCGACGATGTGTGTTTGTCCATGGTCCAATTATCGTAGGAGCCGGACCTTCCGGCCTAGCGGCGGCGGCatgtttgaaacaaaaaaacattCCATTTGTAATTCTAGAAAGATCTAATTGCATAGCTTCACTATGGCAACTCAAAACTTATGATCGATTACGTCTTCACCTTCCAAAACAATTTTGTGAATTACCCTTTATGGAATTTCCCTTTGATTTCCCAACATACCCTTCAAAGCAACAGTTTATAAAGTATTTGGAGAATTATGCGGAGAGGTTTAGTATTAGGCCAAAATTCAATGAGACAGTGGAAAATGCTGAATTTGAtggtgatattggttgttggaGGTTGAGGTGTTTGAATAGTAATAAAGGGGGTGTAACGACGGAGTATGTTTGTCGGTGGTTGATCGTGGCGACCGGAGAAAATGCCGAGGCGGTTGTGCCTAATATTGAAGGTGTAGATGAATTTGGAGGAGTTATAAGACATACAAGTTTGTATAAAAGTGGTGAAGAGTTTAGAGGAAAAAAAGTTTTGGTTGTTGGCTGTGGAAATTCTGGTATGGAAGTTTGTTTGGATCTTTGTAACTTTGATGCTACTCCTTCTCTTGTGGTTAGAGATTCA gtACACGTTCTACCACGAGAGATGCTAGGAAAATCAACTTTTGGGTTGTCCATGTGGTTATTAAAGTGGTTTCCATTGGGAGTAGTGGATAGGTTCTTGCTCATAGTGTCATGGCTTATTTTTGGTGACACTGCTCAACTTGGTTTGGATCGTCCTCGTTTGGGTCCCCTTCAACTCAAAAATCTCTCCGGAAAGACCCCTGTCTTAGACGTGGGTACCCTTGCCAAGATTAAAGCCGGACATATCAAg GTACGACCAAGCATAAAGCGCCTAAAACGTCACACAGTGGAATTCATAGATGGAAGATCAGAAAATTTTGATGGCATCATATTGGCAACTGGTTACAAAAGCAATGTACCCTATTGGCTCAAG GAAGAGGATATGTTTTCTAAGGAAGATGGATTTCCTACAAAGCCATTTCCAAATGGGTGGAAAGGTAAAAATGGACTCTATGCGGTGGGTTTTACCAAAAGAGGACTACAAGGTGCATCTATGGATGCAAAAAGAATAGCTGATGATATTGAACAATGTTTAGAAGCTAAGGCAAAACATGGATCATAG